The Brevinematia bacterium nucleotide sequence GAAACTTCATACTACACCTCTAGAAACATAAGATCAAGATAACTTAAAGAAAGTACGAAAACAATCTCCACAAGCATTAACTATTTTTCTTGAAAGAGAGGACAACCGTCCTCTTAGGCTACTTTAACTCTACAACTGCTCCTGCTTCCTCAAGAGCTTTCTTTATCTTCTCTGCTTCGTCTTTTGAGACACCTTGTTTGACAGCTTTCTGACCACCACTCTCAACTATATCTTTTGCATCTTTTAAGCTAAGTCCTGTAATGTCCTTAACAACTTTTATAACCTGCAACTTAGCATCCCCAACTTCCTTTATGAAGATATCAAAATTGGTCTTCTCTTCAGGCTCCTCAGCAGTAGGAGCAGAAGAAGCAGCTACCGCAGCAGTAGCAACAACAGGCATAGCAGCACTTACCCCAAACTTCTCCTCCAAAGCTTTCCTAAGCTCAACCAACTCCATTACCGTCATACCCGATATAGCCTCAACTAATTCTTGTACCGATAACTTACTTGCCATATATACCTCCTATCAATATATCCACTTGTGTCATAAGACACATAAATTCTACTTTTTATCCTCAATAGCTTTAAGAACAAAAACAAAGCTTTGTATGACATTGCTAAGAGTATAAACAAACGAAGAAACACTACTCCCAATTGCCCCAACAACACTACCAATAAGCTCCGCCTTTGAAGGAAGCTTTGACATTTCTATTGTTGCATCTCTGTTGAAAATCTTACCTTCAAAAAGAGAGTTTTTTACCTTAACAGGAGTGTCCTTCTCAAGTTTAATCAAAAACCTCAGCACATCAAAAAACGCATTATCATTAGCAAAAACAACACCATTGACACCAGTGAAAACCTCAGAAGCATCTATTCCCAAATTTTCCTTAAAGAACCTATACCCCAGCGTATTCTTGACTACTTTATAAAACGCCCCCTTCTTTCTTATTTCCTTCCTCATACTATTCACTTTCTCAACATCCATTCCTGTAAAATCCAAAAAGATCATATTCGCTCCATAATTTTGATACGCCTCTTTTATCTCGTTGTAAAGCTTTATATTTCTCTCACTTGGCATAAAAAAACCCCCTAAACACCAAGCTTAGAAGCTTCTTGCAAAACCTGAGTTTTATTGAGCTTAACACCAGGACCCATAGTTGAGGAAATACTAATATTCTTTATAAACTCACCTTTATAATCCGCAGGTCGTGCTTTGTTAATCTCCCTAACAAGAACAAGAATATTCTCTTTTATCTTACTCTTGCCCATACTCTTCTTACCAACGGAAACATGAACATTACCAGTCTTATCAGATCTAAACTCCAACTTCCCCTTCTTAAACTCCTGAACAGCCTTAGATACATCAAAAGTAACTGTTCCCACCTTTGGGTTTGGCATAAGCTTTTTTCTTCCTAAGATCGGCCCTAACTTTGAAACCTCCTTCATCATATCAGGAGTTGCTATAACAACATCATAATCAATCCACTGCTCTTTTAGTACCTTCTCAATCAACTCTTCTGCACCAACGTAATCTGCATTTGCTTCCTTTGCTTCTTTTGCTTTGTCACCTTTAGCAAAAACCAACACTTTAACCTGCCTGCCAGTTCCATGTGGTAAAGAAACACTACCTCTTATGGATTGCCCCTGTTTAAGCCCTGTCTTTATCGCTACATCTACGCTCTCATCAAACTTAGCATTCGCAGTATTAAAGACAATATCTAATGCAGAATCTAAATCATAAAACCTTTCTTTATCCACAAGCGCAACATTCTTTAGATATCTCTTACTCCTTGCCATACTTCCTCCTCACTCCTCAACCTCAATACCCATATTTTTTGCCGTGCCTATAACCATCTTCTCCACAGCCTCAATCGTAACCGCATTAGTATCAGGTAACTTTATCTGAGCAATCTTTCTTATCTGCCCCTTAGTAAGTTTACCAACTTTCTGAAGATTAGGCGCAGAAGAACCCTTTTCTATTCCTAATTCCTTCTTTATAAGAACAGAAGTTGGTGGAGTTTTAATAACAAACTCATAGGTCCTATCTGTATATACAGTTATAACAACAGGAACTATCAATCCCTTCTGATTAGCAGTTGCTTCATTGAACTTTTTAACAAAAT carries:
- the rplL gene encoding 50S ribosomal protein L7/L12 — encoded protein: MASKLSVQELVEAISGMTVMELVELRKALEEKFGVSAAMPVVATAAVAASSAPTAEEPEEKTNFDIFIKEVGDAKLQVIKVVKDITGLSLKDAKDIVESGGQKAVKQGVSKDEAEKIKKALEEAGAVVELK
- the rplJ gene encoding 50S ribosomal protein L10, which translates into the protein MPSERNIKLYNEIKEAYQNYGANMIFLDFTGMDVEKVNSMRKEIRKKGAFYKVVKNTLGYRFFKENLGIDASEVFTGVNGVVFANDNAFFDVLRFLIKLEKDTPVKVKNSLFEGKIFNRDATIEMSKLPSKAELIGSVVGAIGSSVSSFVYTLSNVIQSFVFVLKAIEDKK
- the rplA gene encoding 50S ribosomal protein L1 — translated: MARSKRYLKNVALVDKERFYDLDSALDIVFNTANAKFDESVDVAIKTGLKQGQSIRGSVSLPHGTGRQVKVLVFAKGDKAKEAKEANADYVGAEELIEKVLKEQWIDYDVVIATPDMMKEVSKLGPILGRKKLMPNPKVGTVTFDVSKAVQEFKKGKLEFRSDKTGNVHVSVGKKSMGKSKIKENILVLVREINKARPADYKGEFIKNISISSTMGPGVKLNKTQVLQEASKLGV
- the rplK gene encoding 50S ribosomal protein L11 produces the protein MAKKEVKAVVKLQIPSGEATPAPPVGPALGQHGVPIMDFVKKFNEATANQKGLIVPVVITVYTDRTYEFVIKTPPTSVLIKKELGIEKGSSAPNLQKVGKLTKGQIRKIAQIKLPDTNAVTIEAVEKMVIGTAKNMGIEVEE